A segment of the Siphonobacter curvatus genome:
TCAAGCTGTTGAGTTTAGAGTTTAAAGCGGCCGTTGCCGCAGTTTAGCGTTTAGAGTTTTGAGTTGAGCGTTCAACTACGAGTTTCCTTGATCTATAGACTAGCTAACAGGTCTCCTTTTTAAACACAAAACTCAAAACTCCCAACGCTAAACTCATTTTAGGTCAGCAGTCCCCCATTTACCTGGAGTACCTGACCCGTGATGTATTTAGACATATCCGAAGCCAGGAATATACAGGCATCGGCTATCTCTTCGGGCTGACCACCGCGTTTCATGGGAATTGAATTCATCCATTCTTCTACGGCCTTTTCGCTTACTTCGCCCGTCATTTCAGTAATGATAAAACCCGGTGCAATGGCGTTGGAACGTACATTGCGGCTCGCCAATTCCAAGGCTACGGATTTCGTAAAACCAATAATACCCGCTTTGGAGGCAGCATAGTTAGCCTGACCCGCATTACCCCGCACGCCTACAATAGACGTCAGGTTAATGATCGAACCACTTTTCGCCTTCATCATGGGGCGAGTGGCCGCTTTGGTCAGGTTGAATACCGACTTCAGGTTTACCCGAATTACTTCGTCCCAGGCTTCTTCCGTCATCCGCATCAGCAGGCCGTCCCGGGTGATACCAGCATTGTTGACCAGCACGTCCAGCGTACCAAAATCAGCAATGACTTGTGTAATCAGCTCTTCGGCGGCTTTATAGTCGGAGGCATCCGAACGGTACCCTTTGGCTTTAACGCCCAAAGCGGCTAATTCTGCTTCCAGAGCCTGACCTTTTTCAACACTCGACAGATACGTAAAGGCAACGGAAGCCCCTTCCTGAGCAAAGCGAGTGGCAATGGCCCGGCCAATCCCCCGGGAAGCACCCGTAACCAGGGCGACTTTTCCTTGTAATAAAGGCATACGAACAAAAATGTTTGGAGTACAAGCGACAAAAATAACCGCAAATAGCGATAATACGGTGGTAAGTTGCGAGGATCGCTCCGGTAAAGTCAAGTTATTTTCGTGACGCTCACACGGTTACTGCCAGAACAACGTGGGTTCCTTTTTGAGGAGCGGAATGAATGTCAAGGGTTCCGCCAATGGCTTCGGCCCGTTCGCGGATGTTCCGTAGGCCCATCCCCTCTGGCAACTGATCGGCCTCAAAACCAACACCATCGTCGGTCACGGTAACCTGTAAAGTATCCTCCTTTTTCTCTACAACGATCTCAGCTAACAGAGCTTTAGCGTGTTTCAGAATGTTATTACAGAGTTCCAGACAGATGTTATACACATTGAATTCAATGTCTTGCGAAAGCCGTTCCTCCAAGCCACTTACTCGCAGCGTAAACTGGGTTTGACTACGACTGTTATTCATAATGAGTACCAGTCGTTTTAACCCTGCTTCCAAGCCGTACTTTTCGAGTTCGACGGGTAGCATGTTATGGGAGATGAACCGAATTTCTTCGTACGCGTGCTTCATCATGGCCAATACATCGTCGTAAATGACCTTTTCCTGCGAACTCAAATGTTCTGGATTCAGGGCCTGAATGGTCATGCGGGCCGCTGCTAATAACCCACCCAGGTTATCGTGTAATTCCGCCGCTACGCGTTTACGTTCCATCGTCTGCCCAATCAGTAGGGCTTCCGAGATCTCCCGGTTTTTCTGGACTAACTCCCGGTTGGCTTTCTGTAATTCGGCCGTACGCTCCTGTACTCGGATTTCCAAGGTTTCGTTTAACTGTTCAATTTCTCTGTTCTGGGCCTCAATTTTTCGCTGCTTCCGTCGTACCGACTGATTGAGCCACACCAATCCTGCCCCAATGAGTAATAGTAATCCGGCTATTATCGTAATCCATAGTTTGTACTTTCGTTGGAAATTGGCCTCCTCCTCTTTCTCGGCCAGCTTTTCTCGTTTCAGTTCTACCATAATCTGATAGTAATCCTGCATACCCTTGCTTTTGGGCAAACTATCGGCCGTTGCTTTGTACCGTTCGTAATACGTTAATGCTTTCGCGTAATCTCCTCGCTGCTTGTACGCTTCATAAAGATATTGCCAGGCTTCCGCCCGATCCGATAGATTATTGTTTTCTAAAGAAGCGTATCGAAGGGCCAACTGGGCATTCATAATGATTTGCTCTGTCTCTTTACGATCCAGGTTCAGCTTCGCTAACAATAAGTGCCCGGCCGAACGGGTTACGGTACTACTATCCAGTCGAATCGCCCGCTGAATCATCGCTTCACCCCGTGTTGTATCGCCAGACTTGATATAGCTTTCACCCAGAAAATTCAAAGTCATCGCCTTTTCGTAAGTAGAGGTCTGGGCTAAGGCGAGTGATTTATACAGGTATTGGCGGGCCTGCGAATAGTTTTCAAGTTTCAGGTAACACAGACCAATCTGCCGAAGCATAAACGACCGATCCTGCCGAGTTTTAGCAATTTTTTCCCCGACCATAAAATAGCCCATGGCTTTTTCATAATCTTCCAGCGTGTTATACTGAATCCGTCCCATGCGTTTCAGGCATTCATACAGATAGCGGCACCGCTCCACGGGATACTGGGAATAAATGTGATACGCCTGATAATTCGCTACGTACGATTCCCGGTATTGCATCCTGAGGTGAGCCACCTTTCCCTTCAGCGTCAGGGCATCTGCCTCTGCCAGTTCGATTTGCAGAGCCTGAGCCGTTTCTAAATAATGATTGACGAAGTACTGAGCAGAATCCAGCGTACGATCCTGACCATCATAGCTATCCGCATAGGCAATGTACAGATTGGTCAGTTTATCGTACAGCTCGAGTGCTTGGGGAGAATAATTGGTACCTGATGGACTTTGGGGAAGAGCCGCCAACTCAGTACGAGCTTTCGTGATAGCGGATTCATGCGTTTGGGCCTCCCCTTCCCGGCTCAATACTAACAGTCCGGTAAGCGTCAGTAGGAAAAGCGTTCGCATGAATAAACTGGATTGGACATTCAAAATAAGCCTTTTTTGAACTACTATCCATGCTTTCCCGGGTAAAACTACTCGATTCCGTGAATTTTATTACCTCATGATAGGTTTTAATCGAGCGAGCTTTTTAAAATGGATGAGGCCGCCTTGTCCGCTTTACTCTACCTTTGCTCGTATATCTGAACTAGTTTGTATGAATATTGGAGACCGCGTTCGGCTGGTACACGGCCGTGAAGAGGGCATTATCACCAAATTTTTACCCGGTGATTTAGTAGAAGTAGAAATTGAGGCTGGGTTTCGTATTCCGGTGCAACGGCGGGAAGTTTCACTGATTTCACCCGAGGAGAAAAATCGTTTTCGGGCTGTACCCGCCAGCGAAACGCCCAAAGCTCCCTCCTCTTCGGAGGTGTTTGCCAATCAGGGTTTGTATCTGGCTTTTGTTCCGGTTAACGATCGGGAACTGTCGATGTACATCATTAATAATACTGACTGGGACGTACCCTTTTCACTCATTAATGGATCAGAGCCGCATTTTAAAAGTCTAGGATCGGGCTTATTAAAAGCCCGTAGCAGTCAAAAAACGGGTGACTGGCAAGTCAAAGACTTTGAAAACTGGGGCGTATTCACGGTTCAGGCTTTATTCTCCCGGCTGGCCTTCCGGAATGTACGTCCACCGCTGGAAAAGAAAATTCGCTTCCGAGCCAATTCGTTTTTCAAAACCAAACAACGCATTCCTGTACTCGATCAGGTCGGGCATCTGTTTCAGGTAGACGATGAAGCGATTCAACCGGAAAAAATCAAGGAAAGCCTAACGGAGCGAAAAGTGGAGGAGCCAAAGCCGGTCATAGAGAAGCCCGAAACTACGGTGGATCTGCACATTGAGAAGCTCACGCGGCATTTTCTGGCGATGAATACCAGTGAGATGCTGGAACTTCAACTCAAGACATTCAATACGGCTCTGGAAAACGCCATTGCCCACGGACTGGATGAAATCATTTTCATTCACGGTGTTGGGAACGGTACGCTGCGTACGGAAATCCACCGCAAACTGGGCAGGCATCCACACGTCGCTTTCTTCGCGGACGCTCAGAAAGAAAAATTTGGCTACGGAGCAACGCGGGTGAAAATTAAGTAAGTTTCAGTCCTAGGTTTACCGTTTTCAGTTACTATTCCCTTTACATACGTCTCAACTGGGGTAATTTTCACCACAATACCAGCAAGGCATAAAGTTTCACTATAACATTTGACTCCTCTACTCCGACGGAATCTATTACTGAAAACAGAAAATTGTAAACTTAAAACTGAAATGCCTGATTATTTGTGCCGTATTCCCTTTTCCCGTAGTTTTTGGGCGGCAGTTGGTTTTGTATTCTTGATTTCATTGGAGGGCTGTCGGCCGAAAGGTTCCATATCCAGCAATCCGTCAGCCCCTAAGGAATCGTATCTCTACACGAAAAAACAAGTGGAAAGTCGTCGGTACCTATCAACCATCAACCTTCCGGTTGAAATCTCTCTTTCAGAAGTCGAACGTCAGATCAATGCCAATCTTACGGACTTGATCTATGAAGATATGAGTTACGAAGATCAGGACGATATGATGGTTCGGGTCTGGAAACGTGGTACCATTCTGGTTACGCCGGGAGCCAGCGTCAATAATGAAAGTTCGCTGAATCTGAAGGTTCCTCTGAAAATCTGGATTCGGGCCCGATACAGTCTGCTTGGGCTTTCAACGGAACGAGAACTGGATTTTGCCCTGGACGTGCGGCTTTCTACCCGATTCTCGATTGCTCCCAACTGGGAAGCTCATACCACGACAAAACTCGAAGGCTACGATTGGGTAACAAAGCCGGTACTCAAACTAGGGCCCGTTTCCATTCCTGTTGCGGGAATCGTCGGCAAAGCTCTGGATTCGAAGAAATCCACGCTGGAAAAAGGGGTGGACGATGCCGTGGCTAAAAACGTTGAAATCAAGAAATACGTTGTTCAGGCCTGGAATGCGGCGTTGCAACCGTATCAGGTATCGGAGCAGTACCGTACCTGGCTGAAAATAACGCCGGTAGGCATTCAGATGGCTCCGTTCCGTACGGTGGGGAAAACGATTCAGTCAACCATTGGTTTTCAAACCTATACGGAAACGGCTTTTGGGGATAAACCCGTCGTAAACGCAGTCAATCAGGTACCGAATTTGAAGATTGGCTCTGCCCCCTCGAATGAATTTAAAATTGGCTTGGTGAGCGAACTCTCGCACGCCGAAGCCGAACGAATGGTAGCCGATACGGTAGTGGGACAGAAATTCAATTACGGTAAGTATGCCGTAGAAGTGACGTCCATCAAACTATACGGCGATGCGAACATGCTGGCAATACGGGCCGGACTGAAAGGCAGCCTTGACGGATATATTTACTTCAAAGGCGTACCGTATTACGATCCCGTCACCAAGTCGGTTACACTAAAAGACCTGGATTATGATCTGGATACGCGTAGTTTTCTGGTAAAAACCGCCAACTGGGTCTTGCAAAGTAAGCTACGCAAATCGCTGCAATCGGCCCTGACCTTCCCGGTTGGCGAACCCATTGACGAAGCAAAAAAGCAGTTACAGGCTCTATTGACCAATCGGCAAATTACGAAGGGTGTAACCTTATCCGGGAAAATTGATGCGATTACCCCCGATCAGGTTTACCTGACGCCTGGTTCGATTTACGCCGTAGTCTTTGCCAAGGGGAAAGTGAATTTGCACGTGGATGGACTGTAGGGAGTTTTCAGTTTTGAGTTGTTAGAATAGTACGCTTAAGGTATGATCGGGGTGGTAATGCGTTTGTTTTTTAGGGATTTAGTTCCCTATATTCTTACTAATAACCAATAACAATCAACGAATAATCCCTCAGGAATGCCCTTCATTTAGCTGAAATTGGGGTACTTGCTGAAGGCTAAAACTGAAAACGCAAAACCGAAAACGCAAAACTCCACGTACCTTTGCGGGAAGCAAGCCATCTTATCGCTTCCGGTGTAAGCAGGAAGAGGAAAGTCCGGGCAGCGTAGAGCACCGTGCTACCTAACGGGTAGGCAGTCAACTGGGGACGGTTGGCTGACAGCCAGTACCACAGAAAAAATACCGCTTTCCTTCTGGGAAAGTAAGGGTGAAAAGGTAGGGTAAGAGCCTACCGCTCAGGGGGTGACTTCTGAGGCAGGGTAAACCTCACGGGCTGAAAGACCAAATAAACCAGCGGTGTCCGCAAGGACCGAAGGGCTGCTCGTCCGGTGCTGGTGGGTAGGTCGTTAGAGACGGCAGGCGACTGCCGTTCTAGATAAATGATAAGACTTTTTACTGGTTCGCCAGTGAAAATGACAGAACCCGGCTTATCGGCTTGTTTTTATTTCTATCGGCTGTTTTCAGTTTTAATTTACCGCAAAAGGTCGCCTTCGTACGCCTTTTTTGGTTTTCTTCACGGGAAAACCTGAACTGTTTAACCACTACGCTGAAAACTTCTGAGCTAAAGCATTCTATCAACCGGAATTGCTTTCCACGTACTGTACCTATGAAACGAAGCCTTCTGTCTATCTTTCTCGTTAGCATAAGTTTGGGGTCGCTCTGGGCCCAAACTCCCGATAAAAAATATCAAACTCCGATGACGCTGGAGGAACAAAACCAGCAGAAAGTACTGGCCGAAGCCGAAAGCAAACGGTTACGTCGTTCGTACGAGGGGTTCAATAAAATGCATACGTGGTCGGTAACCGCTCACGGGGGCATCAGCAAATTCTACGGAGATTTACAAACGGGTAACTTTTTCTCAACGGGGCCCGGGGAAAAAACACCCTTTTTCGGTGGACTTTCGGTCAACAAACAACTGACGCATTTACTCGGTGTTTCGGCCAATTTTGGCTTCGGACAACTCAGTGGTAGCAAGGACCGATTCGTCTACATCGACCCACTTAATCCTTCAGCGGGTCTCTCCTATGGTCCGAGCTACTTCTTTTCGGATATTATGCAGGCCGGATTGAACGCCGACATTAACTTGAAATCCCTGTTTTTTGGTACCAAGAAACTTCGCCGCCTGAAGGTAGATTTTATTGCGGGCGTCGGGTATATGTACTACCGGACCAAGGTTTATTCCATCCGGAATTTTGAATACGAAAACTCGCTGGGCGAACCCAAAACGTATGCCGCGAAAGAACTGGTACGTTTCTCGAACGGACCGTTCAGTTCGACCACCGCGGGCGGCTGGACGGGTAGCGGCTCGAAATACACGCGTGATCTGGTCATTCCTACGGGCATTCGGGTCTTGTACGAGTGGTCCAATCGGCTGGATATAGGTATTCACTATATGCTGAATCATACCTTCACCGAAAAGCTGGATATGACCCTGGGCGGCTACGACAACTCGCTTCCCAGCGAAATCTACGCCTCACCCAATGGCAATAACTCTTTCCGTCGTGGTGATTCGGCCTATGATAAATACGGTACGCTGGCTTTTGAAATTACGTATAAGTTCGGAAAGCGGGCTTCGCAGGTAAGCGATCAGGGCAAATACTCCACGAAGAAAGGAGAAATGTATCATCTCCGCTGGACCGACCCGAAAGACCTGATTCCGGCTCCTTACAACCCAACGGTTGATACCGCTCTGGCCCGGGTTAAAGCAATTATGCCGGGTGAAGTGGATCCGCGTTTGTATACGGACTCCGATGGGGATGGCGTAGCGGATTTATACGATCAGGAACCCAATACGCCCGCGAACAGTATCGTGTCGGGTTCGGGCGTGGCGATGAATTTACAGCAATTGCTGCAACCTTTCGTAGATGCTAAAACGCCGAAAGAAACCTGCACGCAGATTTTCGGTAACGTAGAATTCAGAACCGATCAGGCCACGATTCAGCCCGAAGCTAAACGCCTGTTGGACGATGTTATCTCCTACCTCAACAACGCCACGGAATGCCGCGTCGTAGTAGTAGGTCACACGGACCGCCGGGCATCGGATTCGTACAATATGAAGCTGTCGAGAAGACGTACACAAGCCGTTAAAAAATACCTGACGCGGTATGGTTTGAAAGATCCCAGCCGGGTGACGATCGAATGGTACGGTGAATTCCGGCCCATCGCCCCGAATGACAAGCCCAACGCAGGGATGCAACGCAACCGCCGCGTAGAGCTACGGATCTTACCGCTGAATAACTGGAAGAATTACCCAGGAAATTAAGGGAGTTTAGAGTTTACGGTTTTCCGTTTTGGGTGGTCACCGCTGCAGTTTTGAATTTTCTTAACATACCATAGAAAGGGTTTTAGGCTGGGTAAATCGGCTTGAAACCCTTTCTTTTTTTATTTAAGATTAGATCTACTCTCTGTTCCAGATTTGCAATTTGGAACCCGTCTGCTGTGCATTTATAATGCATGAGATTGCAAATCCCGGAGGGGTTCCATGTCATTAGCCGCGTATGCAATGCGGGGACTTGGCCAGCCCAGGTAGGCACAGCCTACCAACGTTTGCGTCCGTAGCAAATGCTACGGACAACCCGTCCCACTAACTTTAGCGGGTTTACTTCATAGGTAACCGCAACGGCGGCCGCTAAAACTGAAAACTCAAAACAGAAAACCCTAAACTCAAAACTCAATTATTAAAAACTATTCCGTACCTTTGCATTCCAATTCGGAAACCGGGGGACGGGTTCCCCCACAAACCCAACTACAATGGTTAAAATTCGCTTAGCCCGTCGCGGTCGCAAGAAACATGCTATGTACGATGTCGTTGTTGCTGACGCTCGTGCTCCTCGTGACGGTCGTTTCATCGAGAAACTGGGAACGTATGATCCTAACACCCAACCTGCTACCATCGTTCTGAACGAAACAAGTGCAGTAAAATGGTTGTTGAATGGTGCTCAGCCTACGGATACCGCTCGTGCGATTTTGTCGTACAAAGGTCTGATGCTGAAAAAACACCTTCAAGTGGGTGTGAACAAAGGAGCCATTTCTCAGGAGCAAGCTGATGAAAAATTTGCCAGCTGGAAGCAAACGAAAGATGCTCAGGTAACTGCAGCTACGGAAGGTATTGCTGGTAAAAAAGCTGATGACAAAAAAGCTCGTCTGGAAGCAGAATCTAAAGTAAATGCCGCTCGTGCAGAAGCTTTGGCGAAGAAAAATGCTCCGGTTGTAGAAGAAGCTCCCGCTGAAGAGGCTGCTGCTGAAGAAGCTCCTGCAGCTGAAGGTGAAGCTACGACTACTGAAGCAGCTGAATAAGCTCTTTTCGAGTAAAGATTTTTGGCAAGTCTGGCGGGTCTCCCGGCGGACTTGCTTCATTTTTAGGCGATTGATTCGGAGATTCCCTTCTATTTTTAACGGCTGTCAGCAACGAGCTACGGCCCACCGCTACTGCTATGAACAAAGAAGATTGTTATGAATTAGGACGGATTACGAAAGTGCACGGCCTGAAAGGCGAAGTGCAGCTACTTTTTGAAGTAGATGATCCGTTTGAATACGAAGACCTCGATAGCGTGCTACTCGAAGTCAAAGGGCAACTGATTCCGTACTTTATTGAAGACCTCAATATCCAATCCAATAAAATCATTGCCAAATTTGAAGACATCACCTCCATCGAGAAAGCGACGCCGCTGGTAGGAGCCAAACTCTGGCTGACGCTGGATAACCTGCCGGAGCTGGACGACGATCAGTTTTACTTCCACGATGTGATTGGTTACCAAGTGGTTGATACTAACGTGGGGCCATTAGGAACGGTACGCGAATTTGCCAGCTTCTCGCTCCAGGACCTGATGGTGATGGATTATGAAGGCAAGGAGGTACTGATTCCCGTCATCGACGAAATCATCGGCGAGGCCGATCACGAGGCTAAAACCCTCAGCGTTACGCTTCCCGAGGGCTTACTCGATATTTACATGAGCGAAGCCAAAGATTCGGAAGAACGGGATGATGCGGACGAGGAAGCGTAGCCCTAGGCATTGATCATTATTGATTTTGGTTTCATACGGTTCGGACTCTGTACCCGAACGGTTTTATTTATTCTGTCATGCGTTTAGATATTATTAGTGCCGTACCGGAATTGTTGGATAGTTTTTTCCAGAACTCGATTGTTAAACGGGCTCAGGACAAAGGCCACGTGGAAGTTCACATTCATAACCTGCACGATTACGGCATTGGTAAGTACAAACAGATTGACGATTATCCCTTTGGAGGCGGTGCCGGCATGGTTTTGATGATCGAGCCAATTGCTCAGTTGATTCGCCAGCTCCAGGCCGAACGCACCTACGACGAAATCATTTATACCGCTCCGGACGGCGAACGTTTTAATCAGAAAACGGCGAATACGCTTTCTATGGCCGAAAATCTGATCATCCTTTGTGGTCATTACAAAGGCATCGACGAACGGTTGCGGGAGATTTTCGTGACGAAGGAAATCAGTATTGGCGATTACGTACTGTCGGGCGGAGAACTCGCCGCCTCGGTTATTTCAGATGCGATTATTCGTTTGCTGCCCGGCGTACTGGGGGACGAAACTTCGGCTCTGACGGATTCATTTCAGGATAATCTGCTCGCTCCGCCCGTGTATACGCGGCCTTCGGAGTGGGAAGGACATAGAGTTCCGGACATCCTACTCTCCGGTCACGACGCCAAAATTCAGGACTGGCGACACGAACAGGCCGTCGAACGCACCCAGCAACGACGCCC
Coding sequences within it:
- a CDS encoding 30S ribosomal protein S16 is translated as MVKIRLARRGRKKHAMYDVVVADARAPRDGRFIEKLGTYDPNTQPATIVLNETSAVKWLLNGAQPTDTARAILSYKGLMLKKHLQVGVNKGAISQEQADEKFASWKQTKDAQVTAATEGIAGKKADDKKARLEAESKVNAARAEALAKKNAPVVEEAPAEEAAAEEAPAAEGEATTTEAAE
- the fabG gene encoding 3-oxoacyl-[acyl-carrier-protein] reductase, with product MPLLQGKVALVTGASRGIGRAIATRFAQEGASVAFTYLSSVEKGQALEAELAALGVKAKGYRSDASDYKAAEELITQVIADFGTLDVLVNNAGITRDGLLMRMTEEAWDEVIRVNLKSVFNLTKAATRPMMKAKSGSIINLTSIVGVRGNAGQANYAASKAGIIGFTKSVALELASRNVRSNAIAPGFIITEMTGEVSEKAVEEWMNSIPMKRGGQPEEIADACIFLASDMSKYITGQVLQVNGGLLT
- a CDS encoding tetratricopeptide repeat-containing sensor histidine kinase yields the protein MRTLFLLTLTGLLVLSREGEAQTHESAITKARTELAALPQSPSGTNYSPQALELYDKLTNLYIAYADSYDGQDRTLDSAQYFVNHYLETAQALQIELAEADALTLKGKVAHLRMQYRESYVANYQAYHIYSQYPVERCRYLYECLKRMGRIQYNTLEDYEKAMGYFMVGEKIAKTRQDRSFMLRQIGLCYLKLENYSQARQYLYKSLALAQTSTYEKAMTLNFLGESYIKSGDTTRGEAMIQRAIRLDSSTVTRSAGHLLLAKLNLDRKETEQIIMNAQLALRYASLENNNLSDRAEAWQYLYEAYKQRGDYAKALTYYERYKATADSLPKSKGMQDYYQIMVELKREKLAEKEEEANFQRKYKLWITIIAGLLLLIGAGLVWLNQSVRRKQRKIEAQNREIEQLNETLEIRVQERTAELQKANRELVQKNREISEALLIGQTMERKRVAAELHDNLGGLLAAARMTIQALNPEHLSSQEKVIYDDVLAMMKHAYEEIRFISHNMLPVELEKYGLEAGLKRLVLIMNNSRSQTQFTLRVSGLEERLSQDIEFNVYNICLELCNNILKHAKALLAEIVVEKKEDTLQVTVTDDGVGFEADQLPEGMGLRNIRERAEAIGGTLDIHSAPQKGTHVVLAVTV
- a CDS encoding Smr/MutS family protein: MNIGDRVRLVHGREEGIITKFLPGDLVEVEIEAGFRIPVQRREVSLISPEEKNRFRAVPASETPKAPSSSEVFANQGLYLAFVPVNDRELSMYIINNTDWDVPFSLINGSEPHFKSLGSGLLKARSSQKTGDWQVKDFENWGVFTVQALFSRLAFRNVRPPLEKKIRFRANSFFKTKQRIPVLDQVGHLFQVDDEAIQPEKIKESLTERKVEEPKPVIEKPETTVDLHIEKLTRHFLAMNTSEMLELQLKTFNTALENAIAHGLDEIIFIHGVGNGTLRTEIHRKLGRHPHVAFFADAQKEKFGYGATRVKIK
- the trmD gene encoding tRNA (guanosine(37)-N1)-methyltransferase TrmD; amino-acid sequence: MRLDIISAVPELLDSFFQNSIVKRAQDKGHVEVHIHNLHDYGIGKYKQIDDYPFGGGAGMVLMIEPIAQLIRQLQAERTYDEIIYTAPDGERFNQKTANTLSMAENLIILCGHYKGIDERLREIFVTKEISIGDYVLSGGELAASVISDAIIRLLPGVLGDETSALTDSFQDNLLAPPVYTRPSEWEGHRVPDILLSGHDAKIQDWRHEQAVERTQQRRPDLLS
- a CDS encoding DUF4403 family protein; the encoded protein is MPDYLCRIPFSRSFWAAVGFVFLISLEGCRPKGSISSNPSAPKESYLYTKKQVESRRYLSTINLPVEISLSEVERQINANLTDLIYEDMSYEDQDDMMVRVWKRGTILVTPGASVNNESSLNLKVPLKIWIRARYSLLGLSTERELDFALDVRLSTRFSIAPNWEAHTTTKLEGYDWVTKPVLKLGPVSIPVAGIVGKALDSKKSTLEKGVDDAVAKNVEIKKYVVQAWNAALQPYQVSEQYRTWLKITPVGIQMAPFRTVGKTIQSTIGFQTYTETAFGDKPVVNAVNQVPNLKIGSAPSNEFKIGLVSELSHAEAERMVADTVVGQKFNYGKYAVEVTSIKLYGDANMLAIRAGLKGSLDGYIYFKGVPYYDPVTKSVTLKDLDYDLDTRSFLVKTANWVLQSKLRKSLQSALTFPVGEPIDEAKKQLQALLTNRQITKGVTLSGKIDAITPDQVYLTPGSIYAVVFAKGKVNLHVDGL
- the rimM gene encoding ribosome maturation factor RimM (Essential for efficient processing of 16S rRNA), with amino-acid sequence MNKEDCYELGRITKVHGLKGEVQLLFEVDDPFEYEDLDSVLLEVKGQLIPYFIEDLNIQSNKIIAKFEDITSIEKATPLVGAKLWLTLDNLPELDDDQFYFHDVIGYQVVDTNVGPLGTVREFASFSLQDLMVMDYEGKEVLIPVIDEIIGEADHEAKTLSVTLPEGLLDIYMSEAKDSEERDDADEEA
- a CDS encoding OmpA family protein codes for the protein MKRSLLSIFLVSISLGSLWAQTPDKKYQTPMTLEEQNQQKVLAEAESKRLRRSYEGFNKMHTWSVTAHGGISKFYGDLQTGNFFSTGPGEKTPFFGGLSVNKQLTHLLGVSANFGFGQLSGSKDRFVYIDPLNPSAGLSYGPSYFFSDIMQAGLNADINLKSLFFGTKKLRRLKVDFIAGVGYMYYRTKVYSIRNFEYENSLGEPKTYAAKELVRFSNGPFSSTTAGGWTGSGSKYTRDLVIPTGIRVLYEWSNRLDIGIHYMLNHTFTEKLDMTLGGYDNSLPSEIYASPNGNNSFRRGDSAYDKYGTLAFEITYKFGKRASQVSDQGKYSTKKGEMYHLRWTDPKDLIPAPYNPTVDTALARVKAIMPGEVDPRLYTDSDGDGVADLYDQEPNTPANSIVSGSGVAMNLQQLLQPFVDAKTPKETCTQIFGNVEFRTDQATIQPEAKRLLDDVISYLNNATECRVVVVGHTDRRASDSYNMKLSRRRTQAVKKYLTRYGLKDPSRVTIEWYGEFRPIAPNDKPNAGMQRNRRVELRILPLNNWKNYPGN